Proteins from one Triticum aestivum cultivar Chinese Spring chromosome 7A, IWGSC CS RefSeq v2.1, whole genome shotgun sequence genomic window:
- the LOC123150639 gene encoding uncharacterized protein: MGDTSRDSSIEKLCESMQRMISQLMEQAQTKTSSTSEILKTLEPNPVKLTGPGDFFSWSQNATLILESHGLQKFLKEDEKKPTDVTQEQWDQNQKRLMVWLLGSMEKTVREHVEGFQSAAEVWTSIEKQFSGKSNKMQVSRIFHELRKIKQEQKTVTEFAGEIKKLYRDLEYFRPFKAHDPRDVPLLREWFEPLLVQTVLDGLNLEFNLRSQLIQATPDWPTLDQAISSILEEETRLANQITTSQTNVDGRAALSSVKQIQSPGTSRNEQANASRFDYTRKPKMVCDHFKKPGHLKKSCFDIVGYPPGWQSKQFTRFTSGGSNARRPDRAHLTLFGGERSAVAAQALEEFKSKLMANTSEGPAETTSDAHSGKGSEDKKKSWDWD, encoded by the exons ATGGGAGATACCAGTAGGGATTCCAGTATTGAGAAATTGTGTGAAAGTATGCAGCGTATGATTTCACAGCTGATGGAGCAGGCACAAACAAAAACAAGCAGTACTTCTGAAATTTTGAAGACCCTGGAACCCAATCCTGTCAAGTTAACTGGCCCGGGTGATTTTTTTAGCTGGTCTCAGAATGCTACTTTGATTCTAGAGTCACACGGACTTCAGAAATTTTTGAAGGAAGATGAGAAAAAGCCAACAGATGTCACACAAGAGCAGTGGGATCAGAATCAAAAGCGACTTATGGTATGGCTGTTGGGGTCAATGGAGAAGACCGTGAGGGAACATGTTGAAGGGTTTCAGTCTGCAGCTGAGGTGTGGACGAGCATTGAGAAACAGTTCTCAGGGAAATCGAACAAGATGCAAGTCAGTAGGATTTTCCATGAATTAAGGAAGATCAAGCAAGAGCAGAAGACAGTGACCGAATTTGCGGGAGAAATCAAGAAACTCTATAGAGACTTGGAGTATTTTAGACCATTTAAGGCACATGATCCCAGGGACGTACCCCTCCTTCGAGAGTGGTTTGAGCCATTGTTGGTTCAGACTGTTCTTGATGGTCTGAACTTAGAGTTCAATCTCCGTTCCCAGCTCATACAAGCCACACCAGATTGGCCTACATTGGATCAGGCCATCTCTAGTATACTGGAGGAAGAAACACGGTTGGCCAATCAGATCACAACTTCACAAACAAATGTTGATGGCAGAGCTGCACTATCTTCGGTTAAGCAAATTCAGTCTCCTGGTACTTCAAGAAATGAGCAAGCAAATGCTAGTAGATTCGACTACACAAGGAAGCCTAAGATGGTGTGTGACCACTTTAAAAAACCAGGCCATTTGAAGAAGAGTTGTTTTGATATAGTTGGTTACCCTCCTGGATGGCAATCGAAACAATTTACCAGATTCACCAGTGGTGGTAGTAATGCAAGAAGGCCAGATCGAGCTCATCTTACTTTATTTGGGGGAGAGCGGTCTGCGGTAGCAGCCCAAGCACTTGAAGAGTTTAAAAGCAAACTTATGGCGAATACTTCAGAAGGCCCTGCTGAAACAACATCTGATGCTCATTCTGGGAAAG GATCCGAAGACAAGAAGAAATCTTGGGACTGGGATTGA